Proteins encoded by one window of Opitutales bacterium:
- a CDS encoding sugar phosphate isomerase/epimerase yields MKASDFGVQSYCFRNFKENQTVAQKVREIGLDKIEICAVHADFNDPDGFEEIIKIYENEGVKIISTGVQMYQGDDREEAWFACAAAAGCKHVSAHLGIGTYTRAIGRLRKWSRQYGINVGIHCHGGYMFGGSPDVLKHLIDLGAPEVGLNIDTAWCMQIGPAKGNPVKWVEMFGDSVYGVHYKDFTFGPNGQWEDVIVGTGTLDLPAFVNALEAVNFDGMAVIEYEADVENPVPALKRCVDSMRSAI; encoded by the coding sequence ATGAAGGCATCAGACTTTGGCGTACAATCGTATTGTTTTAGAAATTTTAAAGAAAACCAAACCGTCGCGCAGAAAGTGCGTGAAATCGGCTTGGACAAGATCGAAATTTGCGCAGTACACGCAGATTTCAATGATCCCGATGGATTCGAAGAGATCATCAAGATCTATGAGAATGAGGGAGTTAAAATCATCTCAACCGGCGTGCAGATGTATCAGGGCGATGATCGTGAAGAAGCCTGGTTCGCGTGTGCCGCTGCGGCGGGATGCAAACATGTTTCTGCACACCTTGGAATCGGAACCTATACCCGTGCCATCGGTCGCCTCAGGAAATGGTCCCGTCAGTATGGAATCAACGTCGGTATCCACTGTCATGGTGGGTATATGTTTGGTGGCTCTCCAGATGTTTTAAAACACCTAATCGACTTGGGGGCTCCTGAAGTCGGTCTGAATATAGACACCGCCTGGTGCATGCAGATCGGTCCAGCCAAAGGGAATCCAGTGAAATGGGTCGAGATGTTTGGCGATTCTGTTTACGGAGTGCATTATAAGGACTTTACTTTCGGGCCAAACGGGCAGTGGGAAGATGTTATCGTCGGCACCGGAACACTGGACCTTCCAGCATTTGTAAATGCTCTTGAAGCAGTAAATTTCGATGGCATGGCAGTGATAGAATACGAAGCAGATGTCGAAAATCCGGTGCCCGCGCTGAAACGCTGTGTGGATTCGATGCGCTCCGCTATTTAA